Proteins from one Faecalibacterium sp. I3-3-33 genomic window:
- a CDS encoding lipopolysaccharide biosynthesis protein, which translates to MNSSFNSKLISATKWSSLTEIVAKLVTPITSMILARVLAPEIFGIVASVNVVISFCDLFTDAGFQKYIIQHETGDNESIDKYANVAFWTNLFISFSMWGIIAVFAETIASLVGCPGKKMAIIIACANLPLTSFSSIQIALLKREMNFKPLFFSRIATILVPVFVTVPLGIITRSYWAMIIGTIASNLITVVTMLLLLQWRPKLQYSFSLLKSMLSFSIWSLLESVLVWIINWGDVFIVGSILSSYYLGLYKTSMSLINQVFAIVSASMVPVLLTALSRLQSDDAEFRKVYYRFSFYSGLILIPMGVGLFIFRDTVCLIGLGPDWIEASTLMGTWGLVSSFAILFNSYNGDVLIAKGKPKVSVIIQIIQIIAIVPVVYFGAKKGFGYLSYARALVRVIGMIVHCSAVRIVAGISTRKVISELIPSIVATAVMGMFGFWFVSLQCDWWINILGIFVCMLIYAVVAMMFPSIRSIAYDFFYKLRHKVNK; encoded by the coding sequence TTGAATAGCAGTTTTAATTCAAAACTAATCTCTGCAACGAAATGGTCTTCTTTAACTGAGATAGTAGCTAAATTAGTCACACCAATAACTAGTATGATCCTTGCCAGAGTGCTCGCCCCAGAAATCTTTGGCATTGTAGCTTCTGTAAACGTTGTTATTAGTTTTTGTGATTTGTTTACAGATGCAGGATTTCAGAAATATATCATTCAGCATGAAACAGGCGATAATGAGTCTATAGATAAATATGCGAATGTGGCTTTCTGGACAAACCTCTTTATTTCATTTTCGATGTGGGGAATTATCGCTGTTTTTGCAGAAACGATAGCGAGCTTGGTAGGCTGCCCTGGGAAAAAAATGGCGATAATAATTGCTTGCGCAAATCTTCCTCTTACATCTTTTTCAAGCATTCAAATCGCTCTGCTGAAACGTGAGATGAATTTTAAGCCACTATTTTTTTCTCGCATAGCGACAATTCTAGTTCCTGTTTTTGTCACAGTACCTTTGGGAATAATTACAAGATCCTACTGGGCAATGATAATCGGAACAATTGCAAGTAACCTTATTACGGTAGTGACAATGTTGCTATTATTACAATGGAGACCAAAACTTCAATACAGCTTTTCTCTTTTAAAGAGTATGCTCAGCTTTTCTATCTGGTCATTGCTCGAATCAGTACTGGTCTGGATTATAAACTGGGGTGATGTTTTCATTGTTGGCAGTATTCTGTCTTCTTACTACTTGGGCCTTTATAAAACCTCGATGAGTTTGATAAATCAAGTGTTTGCTATCGTATCTGCATCGATGGTTCCAGTTTTGCTTACAGCATTATCGAGACTTCAGAGTGACGATGCTGAGTTTAGAAAAGTGTATTATCGTTTTAGCTTTTATTCAGGATTGATTCTTATTCCAATGGGAGTAGGACTTTTCATATTTAGAGATACAGTTTGCCTTATTGGTCTGGGACCTGATTGGATAGAAGCATCGACACTGATGGGAACCTGGGGATTGGTAAGCTCCTTTGCAATTTTGTTCAATTCCTACAATGGGGATGTACTAATTGCAAAGGGAAAACCTAAGGTGTCTGTTATAATTCAGATAATCCAGATCATTGCCATTGTTCCCGTTGTTTATTTCGGAGCAAAAAAAGGATTTGGATATCTCTCTTATGCACGTGCACTGGTTCGAGTCATCGGGATGATTGTCCACTGCTCCGCGGTAAGAATTGTAGCCGGAATCTCAACAAGAAAAGTGATTTCAGAATTGATACCGAGTATTGTAGCAACCGCAGTTATGGGGATGTTTGGATTCTGGTTTGTATCACTACAATGTGATTGGTGGATCAATATCCTGGGAATTTTTGTTTGTATGCTCATATATGCGGTTGTCGCAATGATGTTTCCAAGTATTAGGTCAATTGCTTATGATTTCTTTTATAAACTGCGACATAAAGTGAATAAATAG
- a CDS encoding pyridoxal-phosphate-dependent aminotransferase family protein encodes MLNFTVGPVMSDDAVRSIGAEQVPYFRTPEFSTIMIENENLMKKFAKAEDDARVVFITGSGTASMEATVMNVFDKTDKVLVVNGGSFGQRFVELCQIHEIPYEEICLEPGKALNREQLALYDGKGFTGFLVNVHETSTGVHYDMEMISEFCKKNGIFLVVDAISSFLADEFEMKRLGVQVMITGSQKALACPPGVSVIVLSSEAVKRVENREVKCMYLNLKSALKNGERGQTPFTPAVGTLRQINVRLKEIEAAGGVESETKKISELARDFRQKIKGLPFEIVSESMSNAVTPLHPLNVSAYDVFTTLKDEYGIWICPNGGEMKETIFRVGHIGALTKEDNTTLVNAFKDLQKRGLL; translated from the coding sequence ATGCTTAATTTTACAGTTGGTCCGGTAATGTCGGATGATGCAGTGCGCTCTATTGGGGCTGAACAGGTTCCGTACTTTAGAACCCCTGAGTTTTCGACCATCATGATTGAAAACGAGAATCTGATGAAAAAATTTGCAAAGGCAGAAGATGATGCCAGAGTAGTGTTTATTACTGGGTCTGGAACGGCATCTATGGAAGCCACTGTTATGAATGTCTTTGACAAGACGGACAAGGTCTTGGTTGTAAATGGCGGTAGCTTTGGACAACGCTTTGTGGAACTGTGTCAAATTCATGAAATCCCCTATGAGGAGATTTGCTTGGAGCCGGGTAAGGCGTTAAATAGAGAGCAGCTGGCTTTATACGATGGCAAGGGCTTTACAGGTTTCCTAGTTAATGTTCATGAAACATCGACGGGTGTTCACTACGACATGGAAATGATCAGTGAGTTCTGCAAGAAAAATGGAATCTTTCTGGTTGTTGACGCTATCAGCTCATTCCTGGCGGACGAGTTTGAGATGAAGCGATTGGGCGTTCAGGTGATGATTACGGGATCCCAGAAAGCATTGGCTTGCCCTCCGGGCGTATCAGTAATTGTTTTGTCGAGTGAGGCTGTCAAACGGGTAGAGAACCGTGAAGTGAAGTGTATGTATCTTAACCTGAAATCTGCGCTAAAGAATGGTGAACGGGGGCAGACGCCTTTCACACCAGCGGTTGGAACGCTTCGGCAGATTAATGTTCGGTTGAAGGAAATCGAAGCCGCAGGTGGCGTTGAGAGCGAAACCAAGAAGATTTCTGAACTTGCCCGGGATTTTAGACAAAAAATCAAGGGACTTCCGTTTGAAATCGTATCGGAATCGATGTCTAATGCGGTAACGCCGTTACATCCTTTGAATGTTTCGGCTTACGATGTTTTTACAACACTTAAGGATGAGTATGGTATCTGGATTTGCCCCAATGGCGGTGAAATGAAGGAAACCATTTTCCGTGTGGGCCATATTGGTGCGTTAACAAAAGAGGACAATACTACGCTTGTGAATGCATTTAAGGATTTGCAAAAGCGTGGACTTCTTTGA
- a CDS encoding Gfo/Idh/MocA family oxidoreductase, which produces MVKVITYGTYDLLHYGHIKLLERAKALGDYLIVGVTADDFDKTRGKINVQQSLMERIEAVRATGLADKIIVEEYEGQKIDDIRRYGVDIFTVGSDWVGKFDYLNDYCKVVYLPRTEGISSSEIRAEKRKIRLGLVGEDPLLLKHLNESVFVNGVEVTAVYSENAEILKEVDGRIENCKTFEALLGKCDAVYLVSVPQQHEEQIRKAIAAGKHVLVESPIATNPEIVRELFESARQHQVILMESIKTAYATAYDRLLLLIKSGKIGQVVSIDSVCTSLREKAPTLEEQNHVWSGFEAWMPTALLPIYQLLGTNDCTEQFVSSFYDQQHHYDRFTQMNLIYPNAVATARVGMGVKAEGQLIISGTKGYVYVPAPWWKTDYFEVRFENQTDNKRYFYQLEGEGIRYEIAAFIRAINSVVNVSSIEEDVSIKIADAFDKYRKGENLVRIG; this is translated from the coding sequence ATGGTAAAAGTGATTACATATGGTACCTATGACTTGCTTCACTATGGTCATATTAAGCTATTGGAACGCGCAAAAGCACTGGGCGATTATTTAATTGTAGGTGTTACGGCAGATGATTTTGATAAAACTCGCGGAAAAATCAATGTGCAGCAGTCATTGATGGAGCGCATTGAGGCAGTACGTGCTACAGGGCTTGCGGATAAGATCATTGTGGAGGAATATGAGGGTCAAAAGATAGATGACATTCGCAGGTACGGTGTAGATATTTTCACGGTTGGCTCTGATTGGGTTGGGAAGTTTGACTATCTGAATGACTATTGTAAGGTAGTATATCTTCCGAGAACCGAGGGGATTTCTAGTTCTGAAATTAGAGCAGAGAAGAGAAAAATTAGACTGGGGCTTGTTGGAGAAGACCCTTTATTGCTCAAGCATTTAAACGAGTCTGTTTTTGTCAACGGTGTTGAGGTGACTGCAGTATATTCGGAAAATGCAGAAATTCTGAAAGAAGTAGATGGGAGAATCGAAAACTGCAAAACCTTTGAGGCACTTTTGGGAAAGTGTGATGCAGTCTATCTGGTTAGTGTTCCACAACAGCATGAGGAGCAGATACGTAAAGCAATAGCTGCAGGTAAGCATGTTCTAGTAGAATCACCGATAGCAACTAATCCGGAAATAGTAAGGGAACTTTTCGAATCGGCTAGGCAACATCAGGTTATTCTTATGGAGTCAATCAAAACTGCGTATGCTACTGCGTATGATCGACTCCTTCTACTAATAAAAAGTGGAAAAATTGGGCAGGTGGTATCAATAGATTCGGTCTGTACCAGTCTAAGGGAAAAGGCACCAACCCTAGAAGAACAGAATCATGTTTGGTCAGGATTTGAGGCTTGGATGCCAACGGCACTGCTCCCAATTTATCAGTTGCTGGGTACGAATGACTGTACGGAACAATTTGTTTCAAGTTTTTATGATCAGCAACATCATTATGACAGGTTTACCCAGATGAATTTGATTTATCCCAATGCTGTGGCAACAGCTAGGGTTGGTATGGGCGTAAAGGCAGAGGGGCAGCTTATTATCTCGGGAACAAAAGGCTATGTATATGTTCCTGCTCCTTGGTGGAAAACAGATTATTTTGAAGTTAGATTTGAGAATCAAACGGACAATAAGCGATATTTTTACCAACTGGAAGGTGAGGGCATCCGCTACGAAATAGCAGCTTTTATACGAGCAATCAACAGCGTGGTAAATGTCAGCAGCATAGAAGAAGATGTTTCAATAAAAATTGCTGATGCGTTTGACAAATACAGAAAAGGTGAGAACCTCGTAAGAATAGGATGA
- a CDS encoding O-antigen ligase family protein codes for MAGIFVKSRRDTSRITSDDYIVGLFVLATFVFENARFSKLFSIIQAGFFLYFIWLLFTEKKMPLNPVVKWACMVAGFAIILLTFHDRPSVETATISLIKNCLKALCISLYLFKRKTPVPLISSIAFSGIICGAELLAGFLSSSLSFTELKYATNSRIGADIAGGNVNIVAMNMCFAFSAWLYLIRSQKKLWIQRVFYGCLIFIAGTALLTGTRKILPFFVITFFMANSDMKFKYKLITFIGIVGLYLALMNIEPLYFLVGHKIDFFNTSKAYSMYKGSDSDRLMLALGAIDLFTNHPFGLGFGNVVNYLGVYAHNNYAEVLASAGIFGFILYYGLYFWGLHTSYRNRHDAISRYCLLTLVGLMVIEFGQVTYLYSLPFFFFPILCAVSIKDLDASSMV; via the coding sequence ATGGCAGGAATTTTTGTCAAAAGTCGTAGAGACACAAGCCGAATAACATCTGATGATTACATTGTCGGATTGTTTGTCCTTGCAACATTCGTTTTTGAGAATGCCCGGTTTTCAAAGCTGTTTTCGATAATTCAGGCAGGTTTCTTTTTGTATTTCATTTGGCTACTTTTTACTGAAAAGAAAATGCCATTAAATCCCGTCGTTAAATGGGCGTGCATGGTTGCTGGATTTGCTATTATTTTATTGACTTTTCACGATAGACCATCGGTAGAAACTGCCACAATTTCACTTATTAAGAATTGTTTGAAGGCACTTTGTATATCGTTATATTTATTTAAAAGAAAAACTCCGGTGCCTCTTATTTCTAGCATTGCTTTCAGTGGGATTATATGCGGAGCAGAGTTGCTGGCAGGATTTCTCAGTAGTTCATTGTCATTTACAGAGTTAAAATATGCAACCAATAGTCGGATTGGCGCAGATATTGCGGGTGGCAATGTCAATATAGTTGCAATGAATATGTGTTTTGCTTTTTCAGCGTGGCTGTATTTGATTAGAAGTCAAAAGAAGCTATGGATTCAAAGAGTGTTCTATGGTTGCTTGATATTTATTGCAGGTACAGCACTGCTAACAGGAACAAGAAAAATCCTGCCTTTTTTTGTTATTACTTTTTTTATGGCAAACAGCGATATGAAATTCAAGTATAAGCTTATTACCTTTATCGGTATTGTTGGCTTATACTTAGCCTTAATGAACATAGAACCCCTTTATTTTCTGGTTGGACATAAAATCGATTTTTTTAATACTAGTAAAGCGTATAGTATGTATAAAGGATCGGATAGTGATCGACTTATGCTTGCATTGGGCGCAATTGACCTTTTTACTAATCATCCATTTGGCTTGGGATTTGGAAATGTTGTAAATTATCTTGGTGTCTATGCTCACAATAATTACGCTGAGGTTTTAGCATCAGCCGGGATTTTTGGATTTATATTATATTATGGCTTGTACTTTTGGGGACTTCATACTTCGTACCGAAATAGACATGATGCAATCAGTAGATACTGTCTCTTAACTTTGGTTGGACTAATGGTTATTGAGTTTGGCCAGGTTACCTATCTTTACTCACTTCCCTTTTTCTTTTTTCCAATATTATGTGCGGTGTCTATTAAGGATTTAGATGCTTCTAGCATGGTATAA
- a CDS encoding glycosyltransferase, translating to MKNKEQDIVCLTGLFPEEYVDEINKYSLTGVQNAANKLQWGIVKGLDGLGENVTIFNSIYVGSYPRLYRKIMIPTFHFGHGSEKNDINIGFINIAGIKVLSRYYTVKRELDKWASVDSGREKVLLIYAMTTPFAQLAGYIKRKYSSIKVIYIIPDLPMYMNVTKVQESAVYRTRKKIEEFLFHRSLKNVDGYVLLTDSMKEWFTTDINYTVVEGMATIDNTIDVDDIKKKKQILYAGGIKREYGVIDLVSAFSQIDDPEWELVIYGDGTDMESVCEYAKRDVRIKIMGSAPNAVVMKHQREAALLINPRKNQEMAKYSFPSKTLEYMLSGTPMLGYKLAGIPEEYYDNMFVIQDSENGMEEALRKAMDLPETERIKMGEKAKHFVVKEKNPEKQCQKILELIGRLE from the coding sequence ATGAAAAATAAAGAACAGGATATTGTATGTTTGACAGGTCTGTTTCCTGAAGAATATGTAGATGAGATTAATAAGTATTCTTTGACCGGTGTACAAAATGCAGCAAATAAGCTCCAGTGGGGAATTGTTAAAGGGCTAGATGGATTGGGCGAAAACGTTACAATTTTTAATTCAATCTATGTTGGTTCGTATCCTAGACTGTATCGTAAAATAATGATTCCGACATTTCACTTTGGTCACGGATCGGAGAAGAATGACATAAATATTGGATTCATTAATATTGCAGGAATAAAGGTTCTTAGTCGATATTACACGGTTAAAAGAGAGTTGGATAAATGGGCATCGGTAGACTCTGGTAGAGAAAAAGTGCTTCTGATTTATGCAATGACAACTCCATTTGCCCAGTTGGCGGGATATATAAAAAGAAAGTATAGCAGTATTAAGGTTATATATATTATACCGGACTTGCCGATGTACATGAACGTGACAAAAGTACAGGAAAGCGCGGTTTACAGAACAAGGAAAAAAATTGAGGAATTCTTATTCCATAGATCACTAAAGAATGTTGATGGATATGTTCTCCTGACAGATAGCATGAAGGAATGGTTTACAACAGATATCAATTATACAGTAGTTGAAGGCATGGCAACTATAGATAATACGATTGACGTTGACGATATCAAGAAGAAAAAACAAATCTTGTATGCTGGTGGAATAAAAAGGGAATATGGAGTCATTGATCTTGTTAGTGCATTTTCTCAAATTGATGACCCGGAGTGGGAACTGGTGATTTATGGTGATGGTACAGATATGGAATCCGTTTGCGAGTATGCGAAGAGGGATGTGCGTATTAAAATAATGGGATCTGCGCCGAATGCAGTTGTTATGAAACATCAGCGAGAAGCCGCACTCCTTATAAACCCACGCAAAAACCAGGAAATGGCGAAATATAGTTTCCCTTCGAAGACATTAGAGTATATGTTGTCAGGAACTCCAATGTTAGGTTATAAGTTGGCGGGGATACCAGAAGAATATTATGACAATATGTTTGTTATTCAAGATTCTGAAAATGGGATGGAAGAAGCATTAAGAAAGGCCATGGATTTGCCTGAAACTGAAAGGATAAAAATGGGGGAAAAGGCTAAACATTTTGTGGTCAAAGAAAAAAACCCCGAAAAGCAGTGCCAAAAAATATTGGAGCTAATAGGCAGATTGGAATAA
- a CDS encoding glycosyltransferase, protein MRICFVIGAMNYSGAEKVLSIVMGELAKKGNEVAVILLEQPYEVRETVDSIKTFGAKATGNRISRLLKRWKYIEKNVHEIEPDIVVSFGSVCNVNTIMSLLKSDIPLVVCERNDPVFDPRTKKERLERDILYRFADAYVFQTNTIADYFKSICGEKPVGIIPNPIIDSGVRWDINNHEKVISTVARLDDFQKSHYKMMKAFELFHAKNPEYCLEIFGDGPDKVGYQEYIHDNGLSDYIILKGKTTNPQRAIANSSAFILTSKFEGMPNALMEAMSIGIPCVSTDCGGGGAYALFDMCGIEKYLLEKSTPEGIANALCNLVNDSQAQLELSSNSLRINEVLEKGKVARRWQEFLSKVVETQAE, encoded by the coding sequence ATGAGAATTTGTTTTGTAATAGGCGCTATGAACTATAGTGGCGCAGAAAAAGTCCTTTCAATTGTGATGGGAGAATTGGCTAAAAAAGGGAATGAGGTTGCAGTCATTCTCCTCGAGCAGCCTTATGAGGTAAGGGAAACTGTTGATTCAATAAAGACATTTGGAGCAAAGGCAACGGGAAATAGAATAAGCAGATTACTCAAAAGATGGAAATATATTGAGAAGAATGTTCATGAAATCGAGCCAGATATAGTTGTCTCCTTTGGGTCGGTCTGCAATGTGAACACAATTATGAGTCTTTTGAAATCAGATATTCCGCTTGTCGTTTGTGAGAGAAACGATCCCGTGTTTGACCCGAGAACAAAAAAAGAACGGTTGGAACGTGATATATTGTACCGTTTTGCAGACGCATATGTTTTTCAAACAAATACTATTGCAGATTACTTCAAATCGATTTGTGGAGAAAAACCGGTTGGTATTATTCCAAACCCAATTATTGACAGCGGAGTGCGCTGGGATATTAATAATCATGAAAAAGTGATTTCAACAGTAGCGCGCTTAGATGATTTTCAAAAGTCACATTATAAAATGATGAAGGCTTTTGAACTGTTTCATGCGAAGAATCCTGAGTACTGTTTGGAAATATTTGGAGACGGTCCAGATAAAGTAGGATACCAAGAATATATACATGATAACGGCTTATCGGATTACATTATATTGAAAGGGAAAACTACTAATCCCCAGCGAGCAATAGCAAATTCTAGCGCGTTTATTCTAACATCGAAGTTCGAAGGTATGCCGAATGCATTGATGGAGGCCATGTCTATTGGTATACCGTGTGTTTCTACCGATTGTGGCGGAGGCGGCGCATACGCATTGTTTGATATGTGCGGAATTGAAAAATATTTGCTTGAGAAATCGACACCGGAAGGTATCGCAAATGCCCTTTGTAATTTAGTGAATGATTCCCAAGCACAGCTTGAACTCTCATCGAATTCTTTACGGATAAATGAGGTGTTAGAGAAGGGAAAGGTGGCGAGGAGATGGCAGGAATTTTTGTCAAAAGTCGTAGAGACACAAGCCGAATAA
- a CDS encoding glycosyltransferase family 4 protein, which yields MKVLMWMDGSFDRRTPSEHLLVAIVQALYANGHTVHIIQQNTGGPLDVLPKELVDLGVTTDCVPCQMAAKGNLTGRYLAGLGYIWRCRKAIWKHRDCEAVFSQSSNAAGVMAFMVKRLLPKARLTYNVQDIFPENAAYIGSAKGIVYKILSAEQRYAYRHADQIITISEDMKELLIEKGADSQKTEVVYNWSYTDSLYRYEDVYSEKIAKFLSTDKFNVVYAGNIGTMQNVDVVVETAKLMQDEEDVHFHIFGDGMYKERLQHEAEGLSNISFWPMQPSELAPSIYAMADVNVIPLAPNIYRTALPSKTATCIACGKPIVFCIGRESKLLNILEQNGLCAFVPSDDAKCLAESVLNLKKSLKDRTFLDEKFHQYFEREKNSNEYSRLITGA from the coding sequence ATGAAAGTATTGATGTGGATGGATGGCAGCTTTGACAGAAGAACGCCATCAGAACACTTGTTGGTAGCCATAGTTCAGGCACTATACGCTAATGGTCATACCGTACATATTATTCAACAGAATACGGGGGGACCACTCGATGTCCTGCCAAAGGAACTTGTCGATCTCGGTGTAACAACGGACTGCGTGCCGTGTCAAATGGCAGCCAAAGGAAATCTGACCGGAAGGTACCTGGCAGGATTGGGGTATATTTGGCGCTGCCGTAAAGCGATTTGGAAACACAGAGATTGTGAGGCTGTTTTTAGTCAATCAAGTAATGCCGCAGGAGTTATGGCATTTATGGTTAAGCGATTATTGCCAAAGGCAAGACTAACCTACAATGTGCAGGATATCTTTCCGGAAAATGCCGCCTATATCGGTAGTGCGAAAGGAATAGTGTATAAGATTCTTTCTGCAGAGCAACGATATGCCTACCGTCATGCGGATCAAATAATCACAATTTCGGAAGATATGAAAGAGTTGCTGATTGAAAAAGGCGCAGATTCGCAAAAAACTGAGGTTGTGTATAACTGGAGCTACACTGATAGTTTGTACCGTTATGAAGACGTATATAGCGAAAAAATAGCGAAGTTTTTATCTACGGATAAGTTTAATGTTGTTTATGCAGGCAACATTGGAACTATGCAGAATGTAGATGTGGTAGTAGAAACCGCAAAACTTATGCAGGATGAAGAAGACGTTCACTTTCATATTTTTGGAGATGGCATGTATAAGGAACGGCTTCAACACGAAGCAGAAGGGTTAAGCAATATTTCTTTCTGGCCGATGCAGCCGTCAGAGTTGGCTCCTAGCATTTATGCTATGGCAGATGTAAATGTGATTCCTCTTGCACCCAATATTTACCGAACTGCTCTGCCAAGTAAAACAGCAACATGTATAGCATGCGGTAAACCAATCGTGTTTTGTATTGGTCGAGAATCTAAATTACTTAATATACTTGAACAAAATGGGTTGTGTGCTTTTGTACCAAGTGATGATGCAAAATGTCTTGCTGAATCGGTCTTAAACTTAAAGAAGAGTTTGAAGGACAGAACATTTTTGGATGAAAAGTTCCATCAGTACTTTGAAAGAGAAAAGAATTCGAATGAATATTCACGACTTATTACTGGAGCATAA
- a CDS encoding CDP-glycerol glycerophosphotransferase family protein yields the protein MKRKLEYLLKHTPWLMSFFIGAGSAVLKFIGLFVKVDEKMILFVSFSGKQYNDSPRAIYEYMRNTKDGEGYHYVWAFEHPEDFPQLTCDKVKIDTPKYFITTLKAKYWVASVNIERGLKYKKKSQIYMNTWHGPAINLMGNAVEGRNDFNWDHIDYFCISGRYEEPIITRDFRVLPENLLLSGLPRNDALYSCTEEKKKELRKQFGIPENKRVILYAPTWRESTDGGKTCNLKPPINLEKWENELGNNYVLIIRAHVNTRQMLGIRFNDFVRDGSDYPVVNDLLMVADYLISDYSSIIMDYCILGRPIVCFGYDFEDYNKARGGFYFDLDKEIPSGICHTEDEVLSYILNADYDLESQKAKAFRDRHIEVGGHATEICTKKLLK from the coding sequence ATGAAGCGGAAACTGGAGTATCTTCTTAAACATACGCCGTGGCTTATGAGTTTTTTTATAGGGGCGGGTAGCGCAGTTTTGAAATTTATTGGCCTATTCGTAAAAGTTGACGAAAAAATGATTCTATTTGTTTCGTTCAGCGGAAAACAATATAATGATTCGCCTAGGGCCATCTACGAGTATATGAGGAATACAAAGGATGGAGAAGGCTATCACTATGTATGGGCGTTTGAACATCCAGAAGATTTTCCGCAGCTGACGTGTGATAAAGTAAAAATAGATACGCCAAAGTACTTTATTACCACGTTGAAAGCTAAATATTGGGTTGCAAGTGTAAATATTGAACGGGGATTGAAATATAAGAAGAAATCCCAGATTTATATGAACACATGGCATGGCCCGGCAATCAATTTAATGGGTAATGCGGTCGAAGGACGAAATGATTTCAACTGGGATCATATCGACTATTTCTGCATATCTGGCAGATACGAGGAGCCGATTATTACACGGGACTTTAGAGTTCTTCCGGAGAATCTTTTGTTATCTGGGCTGCCGCGAAATGATGCGCTTTATTCGTGCACAGAAGAAAAGAAAAAAGAGCTGAGGAAACAATTTGGTATTCCGGAGAATAAAAGAGTGATTTTGTATGCGCCGACGTGGAGGGAATCTACGGATGGCGGCAAGACCTGTAACCTGAAGCCTCCCATCAACCTGGAAAAGTGGGAGAATGAATTGGGCAATAATTATGTCCTCATTATTCGGGCTCATGTGAATACTAGACAGATGCTCGGCATTCGCTTTAATGATTTTGTTCGAGATGGATCGGATTATCCCGTAGTAAATGATTTGTTAATGGTAGCAGATTACCTCATTTCGGACTACTCCAGTATTATCATGGATTACTGCATTCTGGGGAGACCGATTGTGTGCTTTGGGTATGACTTTGAAGATTACAATAAGGCTCGCGGTGGATTCTACTTCGACTTGGATAAGGAAATTCCATCAGGAATTTGTCATACAGAGGACGAGGTTCTCAGCTATATCCTAAACGCGGATTACGATTTGGAAAGCCAAAAGGCAAAGGCGTTTAGAGACCGTCATATTGAAGTCGGTGGTCATGCGACTGAAATCTGTACGAAAAAACTTTTGAAATAA
- a CDS encoding polysaccharide biosynthesis protein, giving the protein MSAFDNATLMITGGTGSFGSTVLKHFLDSDLKEIRIFSRDEKKQDDMRHELQAKHPETAGKVKFYIGDVRNPQSIRDAMPGVDYIFHAAALKQVPSCEFFPMQAVQTNVIGTDNVLHAAIDAGVKRVVCLSTDKAAYPINAMGISKAMMEHVIYANARVAAERGGTTICCTRYGNVMCSRGSVIPLFIDQIKAGNPITITDPNMTRFLMNLDEAVDLVMFAFQHANPGDLFIQKADASTIGDLAKAVQQLFGDTGTNIIGTRHGEKLFETLMTREERLRSQDMGHYFRVAADNRDLNYDKFVVNGEVHTMADESYTSHNTTRLDVEGTVKKILTTEYVQNELKGIPNV; this is encoded by the coding sequence ATGTCTGCATTTGATAACGCAACCCTTATGATCACTGGTGGTACTGGTTCTTTTGGTTCTACCGTTCTGAAGCACTTTCTGGATTCTGACCTGAAGGAAATCCGTATCTTCTCTCGTGACGAAAAGAAGCAGGACGATATGCGCCATGAACTTCAGGCCAAGCATCCGGAGACTGCTGGCAAGGTCAAGTTCTATATCGGTGATGTCCGCAATCCGCAGTCCATCCGTGACGCAATGCCCGGTGTTGACTACATCTTCCACGCTGCCGCTTTGAAACAGGTTCCTTCCTGTGAGTTCTTCCCCATGCAAGCTGTCCAGACCAACGTCATCGGCACTGATAATGTGCTGCACGCCGCCATTGATGCCGGTGTCAAGCGTGTTGTTTGCTTGTCCACCGACAAGGCTGCCTACCCCATCAATGCCATGGGCATCTCCAAGGCTATGATGGAGCACGTCATCTACGCCAATGCCCGTGTAGCTGCTGAGCGTGGTGGCACTACCATCTGCTGCACTCGTTACGGCAACGTTATGTGCAGCCGTGGTTCCGTCATTCCTCTGTTTATTGACCAGATCAAGGCCGGCAATCCCATCACAATCACCGACCCCAACATGACCCGCTTCCTGATGAATCTGGACGAGGCTGTGGACCTGGTTATGTTCGCCTTCCAGCACGCCAATCCCGGTGACCTGTTCATCCAGAAGGCGGACGCTTCCACCATCGGCGATCTGGCAAAGGCCGTCCAGCAGCTGTTCGGCGATACCGGTACGAACATCATCGGCACCCGTCACGGCGAGAAGCTGTTCGAGACTCTGATGACCCGTGAGGAGCGTCTGCGCAGCCAGGATATGGGCCATTATTTCCGTGTTGCTGCGGATAACCGTGACCTGAACTACGATAAGTTTGTCGTCAACGGCGAGGTACATACTATGGCAGACGAGTCCTACACCAGCCATAACACTACCCGTCTGGATGTGGAAGGAACTGTTAAGAAGATCCTGACCACCGAATATGTCCAGAACGAACTGAAGGGTATCCCGAATGTCTAA